Proteins from one Primulina huaijiensis isolate GDHJ02 chromosome 18, ASM1229523v2, whole genome shotgun sequence genomic window:
- the LOC140964565 gene encoding thaumatin-like protein → MKLGGASFSFFLCLVCHFLSAAGTLQAQASTFHVRNKCSFPIWPATASNKGHPVITDGGFYLPSGKTHRFQVPGDWTGRIWARTGCDFNSSNQKPGCETGDCDGKLECNGSIGIPPVTLAQFALQADKNKPNFYDVSLVDGYNLPISVSTKPADTRCNIRGCSQNLKATCPMELQVLNRHGEVVACKSACLAFNLDTFCCRNEYGSPEKCKPSVYSKLFKEACPSYFSYAFDMPTPMVNCGSDEYVITFCPEKWGREHVRLDRLIVSRSSHAVH, encoded by the exons ATGAAGTTGGGAGGAGCATCTTTCAGTTTCTTTCTTTGCCTCGTTTGCCACTTCCTCTCCGCTGCAG GTACCTTACAAGCACAAGCTTCTACGTTCCATGTTAGAAACAAATGCTCATTTCCTATATGGCCAGCCACAGCCTCTAACAAAGGCCATCCTGTTATAACAGACGGAGGCTTCTACCTCCCATCGGGCAAAACTCATAGATTCCAGGTCCCCGGAGACTGGACGGGCCGAATCTGGGCTAGAACCGGCTGTGATTTCAATTCTTCCAACCAGAAGCCCGGTTGTGAGACTGGGGATTGTGATGGAAAACTTGAATGCAACGGTTCTATAGGCATCCCTCCTGTCACACTCGCCCAATTTGCATTGCAAGCGGACAAGAACAAACCAAATTTTTACGATGTTAGCCTGGTTGATGGATATAATCTACCCATTTCCGTGTCAACAAAACCAGCGGATACGAGATGTAACATCAGGGGTTGCAGTCAGAACCTAAAAGCAACGTGCCCCATGGAACTCCAAGTCCTCAACAGGCATGGGGAAGTTGTTGCATGCAAAAGTGCTTGTTTGGCATTCAATCTCGATACATTTTGTTGCAGGAATGAATATGGGAGCCCTGAAAAATGCAAGCCGAGTGTTTACTCTAAATTGTTTAAAGAGGCTTGTCCCTCTTATTTTAGCTATGCATTTGATATGCCTACTCCTATGGTTAATTGTGGGTCGGATGAGTATGTGATCACCTTCTGTCCTGAGAAATGGGGCCGTGAACACGTCAGGTTAGATAGATTAATAGTGTCGAGATCATCTCATGCAGTTCATTAA
- the LOC140964183 gene encoding auxin efflux carrier component 8-like — translation MISLADVFNVISAIIPLYVVLIAAYLSIKWWKLFTPDHCAGINKFVANFSIPLLSFQVISSNNPFKMNMKLVSADFLQKLLTFIILTVIAKIRSEGSLSWVITGLSLSTLPNTLILGIPLLRAMYGDKAAILLAQIVVLQSLIWYNLLLVLFEIDAAKDSRYVSSPQAAGEIEASQGTTPESEDQENGRTKNHRNIKIRIILSTVGKKLIRNPNTHATLAGITWASIHYRWGAKLPKVVENSVTLLSNGGLGMAMFSLGLFMASQASLIACGTRNAVLAMVLKFVAGPCLMAVPSTILGLRGTLFKVAIVQAALPQGLVPFVFAKEYNQYPDILSTGVIFGLLIAVPIGLAYYFMLAL, via the exons ATGATCAGCCTAGCCGATGTCTTCAATGTAATTTCTGCAATAATACCATTATATGTAGTCCTGATTGCAGCCTATCTATCTATCAAATGGTGGAAGCTTTTCACACCAGATCACTGTGCCGGTATCAACAAGTTCGTAGCAAACTTTTCGATTCCACTTTTATCCTTTCAGGTGATCTCATCAAACAATCCTTTCAAGATGAACATGAAGCTTGTTTCAGCTGATTTCCTTCAAAAACTTCTTACTTTTATCATACTCACGGTGATTGCCAAAATAAGATCCGAGGGAAGCCTCAGTTGGGTCATAACTGGTCTTTCCCTGTCTACATTGCCCAACACCTTGATTTTAGGAATCCCGTTATTAAGAGCTATGTACGGGGACAAAGCAGCAATACTCCTGGCCCAGATAGTTGTGCTACAAAGCTTAATTTGGTATAATCTTCTGTTAGTTCTTTTTGAGATTGATGCCGCTAAGGATTCCCGTTATGTTTCTTCACCTCAAGCAGCAG GAGAAATCGAGGCATCACAAGGAACAACACCAGAAAGTGAAGACCAAGAAAATGGAAGAACGAAAAACCATAGGAACATAAAAATAAGAATCATTCTTTCCACAGTAGGAAAGAAGCTTATTCGAAATCCCAATACTCATGCCACCTTGGCAGGTATTACATGGGCAAGCATACACTACAG GTGGGGAGCAAAACTACCGAAAGTAGTTGAAAATTCGGTAACACTACTGTCGAATGGAGGACTAGGAATGGCTATGTTCAGCTTAG GCCTCTTCATGGCATCACAAGCAAGTTTAATAGCCTGTGGAACCCGAAACGCAGTACTAGCGATGGTCCTGAAGTTTGTAGCTGGGCCATGCCTAATGGCTGTGCCATCAACCATACTCGGATTAAGAGGGACATTGTTCAAAGTAGCAATAGTGCAG GCAGCTCTACCTCAAGGTTTAGTCCCATTTGTATTTGCCAAAGAGTATAACCAATATCCAGATATACTGAGCACAGG GGTGATATTCGGATTGTTGATAGCTGTTCCAATTGGATTAGCATACTACTTCATGTTGGCTTTATAA